In one Thermanaerovibrio velox DSM 12556 genomic region, the following are encoded:
- a CDS encoding RrF2 family transcriptional regulator produces MGVFTQPRDGCNIYQKDRDGGVKVAINQKCQYALRALYELSLHYPSGPVKIAHIAHSQGIPKKFLEGILGLLKSLGYVKSHRGKDGGYSLAKPPGQISVGEVIRGVQGPFSPVECIIGEDHCQLKGRCSFRPLWERAKAALEEVYDHTTFQDLLDQDKTPTEGERLESKGGSSDEPD; encoded by the coding sequence ATGGGGGTATTTACTCAGCCCCGGGACGGGTGTAATATCTACCAAAAAGATAGAGATGGTGGTGTTAAGGTGGCCATAAACCAGAAGTGCCAGTACGCCCTTCGGGCCCTTTATGAGCTTTCCCTTCACTATCCCTCAGGACCCGTGAAGATAGCCCATATAGCCCATTCCCAGGGGATACCAAAGAAGTTCCTGGAGGGGATACTGGGGCTTCTCAAGTCCTTGGGTTACGTCAAGTCCCATCGGGGCAAGGACGGAGGCTATTCCCTAGCTAAACCCCCGGGTCAGATATCCGTGGGGGAGGTAATCCGGGGGGTGCAAGGGCCCTTCTCCCCCGTGGAATGTATCATAGGGGAGGACCATTGCCAGCTGAAAGGCCGGTGCAGCTTCCGCCCCCTTTGGGAGAGGGCCAAGGCGGCCTTGGAGGAGGTTTACGACCACACCACCTTCCAGGATCTTTTGGACCAGGACAAGACCCCCACAGAAGGGGAACGGCTAGAATCGAAGGGAGGAAGCTCAGATGAACCAGACTAG
- the nifS gene encoding cysteine desulfurase NifS, which produces MNQTRTVYLDNSATTPVDPKVAEAMLPYFTEHYGNPNSLHRWGKSTRVAMDAARSQVASLIGAEPKEIIFTGGGSEADNLAIKGAAWALREKGRHLITSAIEHHAVLDAFKWLGKNGFEVTILPVDREGFVDPEQLKSALRDDTTLVSIMMANNEIGTIEPIEELGAICQDRGILFHTDAVQAAGHLPLDVKSLPVDMLTMAAHKMYGPKGIGALYVRKGIRLTPLIHGGGQEFGLRSGTENVPLAVGFGVAAELASQRLARGEHLREADLRDRLIRGVLDNVPDSFLTGSPEKRLPFHASFCIPRIEGEAMVLRLDFAGIGASSGSACTSGSLDPSHVLLALGLSHETAHGSLRLTLGKDTTAEDVDYVIQTLPPIVKTLRDMSPYKA; this is translated from the coding sequence ATGAACCAGACTAGGACCGTGTACCTGGACAACTCCGCCACCACGCCGGTGGATCCCAAGGTCGCGGAGGCCATGCTGCCATACTTCACGGAGCACTACGGCAACCCCAACAGCCTTCACCGTTGGGGAAAGAGCACCAGGGTTGCCATGGACGCCGCAAGATCTCAGGTGGCCTCCCTCATAGGGGCGGAGCCCAAGGAGATCATCTTCACCGGCGGCGGGAGCGAGGCGGACAACCTGGCGATAAAGGGGGCCGCCTGGGCCCTCAGGGAAAAGGGAAGGCACCTCATAACCAGCGCCATCGAACACCACGCGGTGCTGGACGCCTTCAAGTGGCTGGGGAAGAACGGCTTCGAGGTGACCATACTTCCGGTGGACCGGGAGGGCTTCGTGGACCCCGAGCAGCTCAAGTCCGCCCTCCGGGACGACACCACCCTGGTATCCATCATGATGGCCAACAACGAGATAGGGACCATTGAGCCCATAGAGGAGCTCGGGGCCATATGCCAAGACCGGGGGATCCTCTTCCACACCGATGCGGTGCAGGCGGCGGGACACCTGCCCCTGGACGTAAAGTCCCTGCCGGTGGACATGCTAACCATGGCGGCCCACAAGATGTACGGCCCCAAGGGCATAGGGGCCCTCTACGTCCGCAAGGGCATAAGGCTCACCCCCCTGATCCACGGGGGAGGCCAGGAGTTCGGCTTGAGGTCCGGCACCGAGAACGTGCCCCTTGCGGTGGGCTTCGGCGTTGCCGCGGAGCTGGCCTCCCAAAGGCTCGCAAGGGGGGAACACCTGCGGGAGGCGGATCTCAGGGATCGTCTAATAAGAGGGGTGCTGGACAACGTGCCCGACTCGTTCCTAACCGGAAGCCCCGAAAAGCGGCTCCCGTTCCACGCCAGCTTCTGCATACCCAGGATAGAGGGGGAGGCCATGGTGCTTCGACTGGACTTCGCGGGCATCGGGGCCTCCAGCGGCTCCGCCTGCACCTCCGGCAGCCTGGACCCAAGCCACGTGCTGCTGGCCCTGGGGCTCTCCCACGAGACCGCCCACGGCTCCCTAAGGCTCACCCTGGGCAAGGACACCACCGCTGAAGACGTGGACTACGTCATACAGACCCTGCCCCCCATAGTTAAGACCCTAAGGGACATGTCCCCCTACAAGGCCTAG
- the nifU gene encoding Fe-S cluster assembly scaffold protein NifU — MAYSEKVIQYFMNPVNVGEMENPDGVGEVGNPKCGDVMKIYLRIRDDKIEDVKFQTFGCAAAIATSSMVTEMVKGKTIEEALQVTNKDVADALGGLPPEKVHCSLLAEQGIKAAIEDHLRRKRGEAAAQEGEVCFSDHHDHEGSESRAAD, encoded by the coding sequence ATGGCGTACTCCGAGAAGGTAATTCAATACTTCATGAACCCGGTCAACGTGGGGGAGATGGAGAACCCCGACGGGGTCGGGGAAGTGGGGAACCCCAAGTGCGGGGACGTGATGAAGATATACCTTCGCATAAGGGATGATAAAATAGAGGATGTAAAGTTCCAGACCTTTGGCTGCGCCGCCGCCATAGCCACCAGCTCCATGGTCACCGAGATGGTGAAGGGCAAGACCATAGAGGAGGCCCTTCAGGTGACCAACAAGGACGTGGCGGACGCATTGGGAGGGCTTCCACCGGAGAAGGTCCACTGCTCCCTCCTGGCGGAACAGGGCATAAAGGCCGCCATAGAGGACCATCTGCGGCGCAAGCGGGGAGAGGCCGCCGCACAAGAGGGGGAGGTGTGCTTCTCAGATCATCATGACCACGAGGGGAGCGAAAGCCGTGCCGCCGATTGA
- a CDS encoding MOSC domain-containing protein, with translation MPPIEGKVTAVCISEKKGTVKERVREALLKTDFGLEGDAHGGSWHRQVSLLAQEDIDMMAQKLPTVGNGSFGENIGVCGIDLPSLPVGTKLEVGEALLEVTQIGKECHTRCQIYHATGDCIMPRRGIFCRVLRSGLVREGDPVRVLEA, from the coding sequence GTGCCGCCGATTGAAGGCAAGGTAACCGCGGTATGCATATCCGAGAAGAAGGGCACCGTGAAGGAGCGGGTAAGAGAGGCGCTGCTCAAGACGGACTTCGGCCTTGAGGGGGACGCCCACGGGGGATCCTGGCACCGCCAGGTGAGCCTGCTCGCCCAAGAGGACATAGACATGATGGCCCAAAAGCTGCCCACCGTAGGGAACGGCAGCTTCGGGGAGAACATAGGGGTCTGCGGCATAGACCTCCCATCCCTCCCGGTGGGCACGAAGCTGGAGGTCGGGGAAGCCCTGCTGGAGGTCACCCAGATAGGCAAGGAGTGCCACACCCGCTGCCAGATCTACCACGCCACCGGGGACTGCATAATGCCCAGAAGGGGAATCTTCTGCAGGGTGCTCCGGTCCGGCCTGGTGCGGGAAGGAGACCCCGTAAGGGTCTTGGAGGCATGA
- a CDS encoding BMC domain-containing protein codes for MEDKKRVIQEYVPGKQVTLAHMICNPRPELCSLVGVEKVGAIGIMTITPGEGAIIAADIASKSGNVNMDFIDRFTGCVLFTGDVAAVESSLENSVRTLSSVLGFTPAPITRT; via the coding sequence TTGGAGGATAAGAAAAGGGTCATCCAGGAATACGTCCCGGGCAAGCAGGTCACCCTGGCTCATATGATATGCAACCCCCGTCCGGAGCTCTGTTCCCTCGTGGGGGTGGAAAAGGTAGGGGCCATAGGCATAATGACCATAACCCCCGGGGAAGGGGCCATCATCGCCGCTGACATCGCCTCCAAGTCCGGAAACGTGAACATGGACTTCATCGATAGGTTCACCGGCTGCGTACTCTTCACCGGAGACGTGGCGGCGGTGGAGAGCTCCCTCGAGAACTCGGTGCGCACCCTGTCATCGGTGCTGGGTTTCACTCCAGCTCCAATCACCAGAACGTGA
- a CDS encoding EutP/PduV family microcompartment system protein produces the protein MVIGPSGAGKTTLLKVLGMSEASPCKTEAVCYSSKAVDTPGEFFEIPRFYHALITSSTKAHLVLLVADPTRHVRFPSMFTRAIRARSIGVVNKSDLVSEDLLLKAEAELRRAGVSQVFRVSAVTGEGLEELKGYMRACGVMDQPVKTEPAPGPQG, from the coding sequence ATGGTCATAGGCCCCTCCGGCGCAGGCAAAACCACCCTCCTAAAGGTCTTGGGGATGAGCGAGGCCTCCCCATGCAAAACCGAAGCGGTGTGCTACTCATCCAAGGCAGTGGACACCCCCGGGGAGTTCTTCGAGATCCCTCGCTTCTACCACGCCCTCATAACCTCCTCCACCAAGGCCCACCTGGTCCTTCTTGTGGCGGACCCCACAAGACACGTGCGCTTCCCATCGATGTTCACCCGAGCCATCAGGGCCCGCTCCATCGGGGTGGTAAACAAATCGGACCTGGTCTCCGAGGACCTGCTGCTCAAGGCCGAGGCGGAGCTCCGCAGGGCCGGGGTCTCCCAGGTGTTCCGGGTTTCAGCGGTCACCGGGGAGGGCTTGGAAGAGCTCAAAGGATACATGAGGGCCTGTGGGGTTATGGATCAACCGGTCAAGACCGAACCGGCCCCAGGACCACAAGGATAA
- a CDS encoding BMC domain-containing protein, whose product MSLAIGLMEYKTVPKGVEAADAMLKASDVRLLFSSPICPGKYVSIISGEVDAVRTAVGKAALVGGIFTVDSHVLPNVHPSVIPALTGTAEFEGVEALGLVETISAVAAITAGDVAAKAASIDLLEIRIARGLGGKGFVVFTGDLGSVEASVGACEKRLGEEGGVVSSSVIASPHRDLVAVLL is encoded by the coding sequence TTGAGCTTAGCCATAGGCCTTATGGAGTACAAGACGGTTCCCAAGGGCGTGGAGGCTGCGGATGCGATGTTAAAGGCTTCGGACGTCCGGCTGTTGTTCTCTTCCCCCATATGTCCTGGCAAGTACGTGAGCATAATATCCGGGGAGGTGGATGCGGTTAGGACCGCCGTGGGGAAGGCCGCATTGGTGGGTGGTATTTTTACCGTGGATTCCCACGTGCTGCCAAACGTACACCCCTCGGTGATACCTGCGCTGACCGGCACCGCGGAGTTTGAAGGGGTGGAGGCGCTGGGGTTGGTGGAGACCATATCGGCGGTGGCGGCGATCACCGCTGGGGATGTGGCGGCCAAGGCGGCGTCGATAGATCTTTTGGAGATAAGGATAGCCCGGGGGCTTGGGGGGAAGGGTTTTGTGGTCTTCACCGGGGATCTTGGGAGCGTGGAGGCCTCTGTGGGGGCTTGCGAAAAGAGGCTGGGCGAAGAGGGAGGGGTTGTGAGCTCATCGGTCATAGCGTCCCCTCACAGGGATCTGGTGGCGGTCCTTTTATGA
- a CDS encoding 4Fe-4S dicluster domain-containing protein has protein sequence MEDLLSRVREAGVVGAGGAGFPTHVKLKGGVEHLILNGAECEPLLEVDQHLAEAHGEELLEAMNLLVSRLGALEGILAFKGKYKGVLEVLGRGIGRYPKLRLHVLPNVYPAGDEQVLVYEATGRIVPEGGIPLEVGAVVINVETLYNVSRALEGLPVTHKYLTVCGEVARPSTIRVPVGVSFAQAVDVCGGAVVGDWVAVDGGPMMGRVVEDPSEPVVKTTKGIIVLPRDHPLVVSKMRKLPEMMRLAKTACCHCMLCTDLCPRYLLGHKLRPDKLMRLAAYNDTCEKDAMSTEAFLCCECGMCEVACVMGLQPWKLNRELKLRMSRQGIRNPHRSSPGEVNPFRRYRGFPTGKLLGRLGLGKYGAVHTDLREAVDFPWGKLVLKFKQHIGSPAVPLVSPGDTVSPGQLVARPEGEVSAGVHAPLAGVVVELLGDRMVIQVS, from the coding sequence ATGGAGGATCTTCTTAGCAGGGTGAGGGAGGCGGGAGTGGTAGGGGCAGGTGGAGCGGGTTTTCCCACCCACGTAAAGCTCAAGGGTGGGGTTGAACACCTGATACTCAACGGGGCGGAGTGTGAGCCCCTGTTGGAGGTGGACCAGCACTTGGCGGAGGCCCACGGGGAGGAGCTTCTTGAGGCGATGAACCTGTTGGTCTCCCGCTTAGGTGCCCTGGAGGGCATCCTGGCTTTTAAGGGCAAGTACAAGGGGGTACTGGAGGTTCTTGGGAGGGGGATAGGCAGGTATCCCAAGCTGCGGCTTCACGTGTTACCCAACGTGTATCCCGCCGGGGACGAGCAGGTGTTGGTTTACGAGGCCACGGGTAGGATAGTGCCGGAGGGCGGCATACCGTTGGAGGTTGGTGCGGTGGTCATCAACGTGGAGACCCTTTACAACGTATCCAGGGCCCTGGAGGGGTTGCCGGTCACCCATAAGTATCTAACCGTGTGCGGGGAGGTGGCTCGTCCTTCCACGATCCGGGTGCCGGTTGGGGTGTCCTTTGCCCAGGCGGTGGATGTCTGTGGTGGGGCGGTGGTGGGTGATTGGGTGGCCGTAGATGGTGGTCCCATGATGGGGCGTGTGGTGGAGGATCCATCGGAGCCGGTGGTTAAGACCACCAAGGGGATAATAGTTCTCCCGAGGGATCACCCGCTGGTGGTCTCCAAGATGAGGAAGCTTCCGGAGATGATGAGGCTTGCCAAGACTGCGTGCTGTCACTGCATGCTTTGCACAGATCTTTGTCCCCGGTATCTCTTAGGGCACAAGCTGAGGCCCGACAAGCTCATGAGGCTTGCGGCGTACAACGACACCTGTGAGAAGGATGCCATGTCCACCGAGGCCTTTTTGTGTTGTGAGTGCGGCATGTGCGAGGTGGCTTGTGTCATGGGGCTTCAGCCCTGGAAGCTCAACAGGGAGCTTAAGCTCAGGATGTCCAGGCAGGGGATAAGGAATCCTCACAGGTCATCTCCTGGGGAGGTGAACCCTTTCCGGCGGTACCGGGGATTTCCTACGGGCAAGCTTTTGGGACGACTGGGTCTTGGGAAGTACGGGGCGGTGCACACGGATTTGAGGGAGGCCGTGGATTTCCCATGGGGGAAGTTGGTCTTGAAGTTTAAGCAGCACATAGGGTCTCCCGCGGTTCCGCTGGTATCGCCGGGGGATACGGTTTCCCCGGGTCAGCTGGTGGCCAGGCCTGAGGGGGAGGTGTCTGCGGGGGTTCACGCTCCTTTGGCCGGTGTGGTGGTGGAGTTGTTGGGGGATCGCATGGTGATACAGGTGTCGTAA
- the eutA gene encoding ethanolamine ammonia-lyase reactivating factor EutA yields the protein MPDRLTSVGIDIGTTTTQLVFSELIIDEGGGFGAVPRVAVVDKRVTYRSGIHFTPLLSPVAIDAEAVRRIVEEEYRIAGVAREEVHAGAVIITGETARKENARSVLRSMEGLAGDFVVATAGSDLEGILAGKGSGAEALSRRSGSVVVNVDMGGGTSNVAVFREGEVSDTSCLNVGGRLIRVSSGGVVQRVSPSVFPLLSSLGLNLVEGDVLDLEGAEMICARMAALLDELFELVPRTPLLMDMLTSHDLRDPGIPMDGVFISGGVGDCVYGGDNLDPFAYGDLGVLLGRAVRSTRLFAIGGGVRPEETIRATVIGAGSHSVELSGSTIGFSDQAVFPMRNIPILKLTPAEEEGCLSQALREKVLWFMDYEGAHQTVAFAFRGIPNPSFEQVQVMAERIIDGLRGYLASSPVLVVLLERDMGKALGYALSSRLPEGIKVVSLDGVKVGNGDYIDIGRPLARGRVLPVVIKTLVFGY from the coding sequence TTGCCGGATCGTCTTACCAGCGTGGGAATCGACATAGGCACCACCACCACCCAGTTGGTATTCAGCGAGCTGATAATAGATGAGGGTGGAGGTTTTGGTGCCGTGCCGAGGGTGGCGGTGGTGGACAAGAGGGTTACGTACAGGAGCGGCATACATTTCACCCCTCTTCTCTCCCCGGTTGCCATCGATGCGGAGGCTGTCCGGCGGATAGTCGAGGAGGAGTATCGGATCGCGGGGGTTGCAAGGGAGGAGGTTCATGCGGGGGCGGTCATCATAACCGGTGAGACTGCTCGCAAGGAGAACGCCCGATCGGTTCTCAGGAGCATGGAGGGTTTGGCGGGGGATTTCGTGGTGGCCACTGCTGGGTCGGATCTGGAGGGCATTCTGGCCGGCAAGGGTTCCGGGGCGGAGGCTTTATCCAGGAGGTCCGGTTCCGTGGTGGTGAACGTTGATATGGGGGGCGGGACCTCCAACGTGGCGGTCTTCCGGGAAGGGGAGGTGTCGGACACCTCCTGTCTCAACGTGGGGGGGCGTTTGATAAGGGTTTCGAGTGGGGGGGTGGTGCAGCGGGTATCACCCTCCGTCTTTCCCCTTTTGAGTTCCCTTGGGTTAAACCTTGTGGAAGGGGATGTGCTGGATCTTGAGGGGGCTGAAATGATATGCGCCAGGATGGCGGCCCTTTTGGACGAGCTTTTCGAGCTCGTCCCGAGGACTCCGCTTCTGATGGATATGCTGACGTCCCATGACTTGAGGGATCCTGGGATCCCTATGGACGGGGTATTCATATCCGGTGGGGTGGGGGACTGTGTTTACGGCGGGGATAACCTTGATCCCTTTGCTTACGGGGATCTCGGGGTCTTGCTTGGAAGGGCCGTGCGATCCACCAGGCTGTTTGCCATCGGAGGCGGGGTGAGGCCTGAGGAGACCATAAGGGCCACCGTGATAGGGGCGGGGAGTCATTCGGTGGAGCTTAGCGGCAGCACCATAGGTTTCAGCGATCAGGCGGTTTTCCCCATGAGGAACATCCCCATACTGAAGCTTACGCCGGCGGAGGAGGAGGGTTGCCTTTCCCAGGCCCTGAGGGAGAAGGTGCTTTGGTTTATGGATTATGAGGGGGCTCATCAGACCGTTGCCTTTGCCTTCCGGGGGATCCCGAACCCTTCTTTTGAACAGGTTCAGGTGATGGCGGAGCGCATAATAGATGGTCTGCGCGGGTATCTGGCGAGCTCCCCGGTGCTTGTGGTGTTGCTGGAGCGGGACATGGGTAAGGCTTTGGGCTATGCGCTTTCCAGCAGGCTTCCCGAGGGGATCAAGGTGGTAAGCCTGGACGGGGTGAAGGTTGGGAATGGGGACTACATCGACATAGGTCGTCCCCTTGCGAGGGGGCGGGTTCTTCCGGTGGTGATAAAGACCCTGGTGTTTGGCTATTGA
- a CDS encoding cobalamin adenosyltransferase — translation MKLVTEQDLRAQIGARDVRRYVVDRGTIVTPSARQYLSDRKIELVVEDPVAEEASGRSRGVSGSLNGVVGSSEALGGPRFVGPDGGAFTQKPEHMTHLHGNRLVSKGHPVIAFRGKLDSLQAEVIALQALAFEEGNQELAESLEDFLGVIRSILRAEVTGSPVEELPLLGFDWDTLRGMSHDPRKAFGRGHIRPHYSMGRICAGLNLLRVRAREAELAAFRAFYREDQGLLRQDIVRALNRLSSAFYVAMYINLPAGYDKEY, via the coding sequence TTGAAGCTTGTAACCGAGCAGGATCTTCGCGCTCAAATAGGGGCGAGGGATGTTCGCCGGTACGTGGTGGACCGGGGTACCATAGTTACCCCTTCGGCAAGGCAGTACCTTTCGGATCGGAAGATAGAACTGGTGGTGGAGGATCCGGTTGCGGAGGAGGCTTCGGGCAGGTCTAGGGGGGTGTCGGGGTCTTTGAACGGGGTTGTCGGGTCTTCGGAGGCCTTGGGGGGGCCCCGTTTCGTGGGCCCCGATGGTGGAGCTTTCACCCAGAAGCCGGAGCACATGACCCATCTTCACGGCAATCGGTTGGTGAGCAAGGGGCATCCGGTCATAGCTTTCAGGGGTAAGTTGGACTCCCTTCAGGCGGAGGTTATAGCCCTGCAGGCCCTGGCCTTTGAGGAGGGGAATCAAGAGCTGGCGGAGAGCTTGGAGGATTTCCTTGGGGTCATAAGGTCGATTTTGAGGGCCGAGGTTACCGGTTCGCCGGTGGAGGAGCTGCCGCTGCTTGGGTTTGACTGGGACACCCTGCGGGGCATGTCGCACGATCCCAGGAAGGCCTTTGGCCGGGGTCACATAAGGCCTCACTATTCGATGGGTCGTATATGTGCGGGGTTGAACCTTTTGAGGGTCCGAGCTCGGGAGGCGGAGCTGGCGGCGTTTCGGGCCTTTTATCGGGAGGACCAGGGGCTTTTGAGGCAGGACATAGTTCGGGCCCTCAACAGGCTTAGCAGCGCGTTTTACGTGGCCATGTACATTAACCTTCCCGCTGGTTATGACAAGGAGTATTAG
- a CDS encoding cupin domain-containing protein → MASSEGAGEGVCRLDREELKSMIRDVLRDLLSEEVGGSGGGEACFEKHVDPSGVLAVRLGTVKPERFDTGKESDRVFLKDVLTLQESPRLGCGVMEMERSSFKWTLRYDEIDYVMEGKLEIVVDGRRVVGNKGDVIYIPANSTIHFSTPDFVRFLYVTYPADWASQ, encoded by the coding sequence TTGGCTTCTTCAGAGGGGGCCGGTGAGGGGGTGTGCCGTTTGGACAGGGAAGAGCTTAAATCGATGATACGGGACGTTTTGAGGGATCTCCTGTCGGAGGAGGTCGGTGGCTCAGGCGGCGGGGAGGCCTGTTTTGAAAAGCATGTTGATCCGAGCGGTGTCCTTGCGGTGCGTCTTGGGACGGTTAAGCCGGAGAGGTTTGATACCGGCAAGGAATCGGACCGGGTGTTTCTTAAGGACGTTCTGACCCTTCAGGAGAGCCCCAGGCTTGGCTGTGGGGTTATGGAGATGGAGAGGAGCTCCTTTAAGTGGACCTTGAGGTACGACGAGATAGACTATGTCATGGAGGGTAAGCTTGAGATAGTGGTGGATGGGCGCAGGGTGGTGGGTAACAAGGGGGACGTGATATACATCCCCGCCAACAGCACCATACACTTCAGCACCCCTGATTTTGTGAGGTTTCTCTACGTGACCTACCCTGCGGACTGGGCCTCCCAGTGA
- the eutH gene encoding ethanolamine utilization protein EutH: MLDKEFTFNVMLMNLIPVVLFSVLIALGLKMIPEAMIKGFIAFGKGVVSIITIGLAMGIIEALSPFRFFPEGSPMALAPLSEAIGVIGAIAIVLAGAFPMVSFITKVFKQPLMAFGRRLGMNDVSAAGMVATLANNIPMFTLMKDMDERGKVINVAFSVSAAFVFGDHLGFTAGVERGLILAMIVGKLVGGITAVILACKFTPANGEAK, encoded by the coding sequence ATGTTGGACAAGGAGTTCACTTTCAACGTCATGTTGATGAACCTGATACCGGTGGTGTTGTTCTCGGTGTTGATAGCCCTGGGGCTGAAGATGATACCGGAGGCCATGATCAAGGGTTTCATAGCCTTTGGCAAAGGGGTGGTGTCCATCATAACCATAGGGCTTGCGATGGGCATAATAGAGGCCCTTTCCCCCTTCCGGTTCTTCCCCGAGGGGTCTCCCATGGCGTTGGCCCCCCTTTCGGAGGCCATCGGGGTCATAGGGGCCATAGCCATCGTGTTGGCCGGGGCCTTTCCTATGGTTTCCTTCATAACCAAGGTCTTCAAACAGCCCCTCATGGCCTTTGGCAGGAGGCTTGGGATGAACGACGTGTCCGCCGCTGGGATGGTGGCCACCTTGGCGAACAACATTCCCATGTTCACGTTGATGAAGGACATGGACGAGCGGGGCAAGGTAATAAACGTGGCTTTCTCCGTGAGCGCCGCCTTCGTGTTTGGGGATCACCTGGGCTTCACCGCCGGGGTGGAGAGGGGATTGATACTGGCGATGATAGTGGGCAAGCTGGTGGGCGGCATAACCGCGGTTATCCTGGCGTGCAAGTTCACTCCTGCCAATGGAGAGGCAAAGTAA
- a CDS encoding EutN/CcmL family microcompartment protein, translating to MIIAKVVGNVWATKKDESLNGLKFFVVQPVKGGARDGFVAVDAAGAGIGDHVLVSQGSSARMVFDREHVPVDAVIVGIIDSVEVDESLLGK from the coding sequence TTGATAATAGCCAAGGTGGTGGGCAACGTTTGGGCCACCAAGAAGGACGAGAGTTTGAACGGCCTTAAGTTCTTCGTGGTTCAACCGGTTAAGGGTGGTGCCAGGGATGGTTTTGTGGCGGTGGACGCCGCCGGGGCGGGGATAGGGGATCACGTTCTGGTGTCTCAGGGCAGCTCCGCAAGGATGGTTTTCGACAGGGAGCATGTGCCGGTGGACGCGGTGATAGTGGGCATCATCGATTCCGTGGAGGTGGACGAGTCGCTTTTGGGTAAGTGA
- the eutJ gene encoding ethanolamine utilization protein EutJ → MNNLLGCGDAPAVIERVNRFLEGAFRTREEPLGEFSCPLMVGVDLGTASVVLAVVDLEGRVVSWEMEEASVVRDGLVVDFAGAAGIVRRLKGILEERLGVELEMAAVAVPPGTSSRDSAAHRYVAEGAGFNVQGVLDEPTAANLVLGVSDGAVVDIGGGTTGIALFRDGKLVSVADEPTGGTHVSLVIAGNRGISLEDAEALKRDPRMQSELMPVVKPVFQKMGTIIKRFVGDDGAGRVFLVGGTCSFSRMDQVISAEVGLPAFVPSCPFLVTPLGIALGCPVQGS, encoded by the coding sequence ATGAACAACCTTTTGGGATGCGGGGATGCCCCCGCGGTGATTGAAAGGGTCAACCGGTTCTTGGAGGGGGCTTTCCGTACCCGGGAGGAGCCCTTGGGGGAGTTCTCCTGTCCCCTGATGGTTGGGGTGGATCTTGGTACCGCCTCGGTGGTTTTAGCTGTGGTGGACCTAGAGGGCCGCGTCGTGTCCTGGGAGATGGAGGAGGCGTCGGTGGTCCGGGATGGACTTGTGGTTGATTTCGCCGGGGCCGCCGGCATAGTTCGCAGGCTTAAGGGGATTTTGGAGGAACGGCTTGGGGTGGAGCTTGAGATGGCTGCGGTGGCGGTCCCCCCGGGGACGTCCTCCAGGGACTCCGCGGCCCATCGCTATGTGGCGGAGGGAGCGGGTTTCAACGTGCAGGGTGTCCTGGACGAGCCCACCGCGGCTAACCTGGTCCTTGGCGTATCGGATGGAGCGGTGGTGGATATAGGGGGCGGCACCACCGGCATAGCCCTTTTCAGGGATGGGAAGCTGGTGTCCGTGGCTGACGAGCCCACGGGGGGTACCCATGTGTCCTTGGTGATAGCGGGCAACCGGGGCATATCGCTGGAAGATGCGGAGGCGCTAAAGAGGGACCCTAGGATGCAGTCAGAGCTTATGCCGGTGGTCAAGCCGGTGTTCCAGAAGATGGGAACCATAATAAAGCGCTTCGTGGGGGATGACGGGGCGGGCAGGGTCTTCCTGGTGGGGGGGACGTGCTCGTTCTCCCGGATGGATCAAGTGATAAGCGCTGAGGTGGGGTTGCCTGCCTTTGTCCCCTCCTGCCCGTTCCTCGTGACCCCCCTGGGCATAGCCCTTGGGTGTCCGGTTCAGGGGAGTTGA